A region of the bacterium genome:
ATTTAAGGACTGTTTTTCCATTAAAAGTTCTTTCTATAGTAAATTCCCGTAGAATTTCAAAATTATCGGGGTCTACTTCAAGTATCTTTTCCTCTCCTTCTATTGCAATGTATAACAGTCCTGTTGAAGGGTTATATGTTATACCTTCAAAATCAGCGTTCCGAATCCGTTTTTGCTTTATTAAAGTACCATCCGGGTAAATTTCACATATATCTCCTTCATCTCCTACAACAAAAAGTGTCTTAAGTTGTGAATGAAAAACAATCCCGGAAGGTTCATTAAAACCTGAAAGGGGAATATTGCCTACCATCTGTAAAGGTAAAAGCAACACTGTCAGAAAATACCCGATGAATTTTTCTAAATTGCCTTTCATTGGTTTTTATCAAATATCTCTTTGAACTCCTCGTGATATTTTTTGAATATCTCTAAAATTTGAGGGTCAAATTGTTCTGGTTTTGATTTTGCATCACCTTGAGTGATTATTCTGTATGCGGTCTCATGGTCAAAAGGAGATTTATATGGTCTCTCACTACGGATAGCATCATACCTATCAATAAGCAGAACTATTCTACATTCCAAAGGTATCTGTTCTTTCTTTAACCCATATGGATAACCACTTCCATCCCAGCATTCATGGTGATAAAGTGTAATTTTTTCAGCCATTTTGAGTATTTCGGATTCTGAACCTTTTAAAATCTCTGCTCCCAATAAAGTGTGTTTTTTAATTATTTCAAATTCTTCAGGAGTTAATGGTCCTGGCTTACACAGGATGGCATCTGGAATGCCTATCTTTCCTAAATCATGAATAGGTGCTGTTATGTATAAACTTTCTATTACGTTATAAGGAAGTTTCATAATTTCAGCTATTACCTTTGCATATAAACCAATACGTTTAAGATGTGGACGGGTATGTATATCTCTGTACTCAGCAGCAATGGTAAGACGCTGGACGGTTTCAATACAACCTTTTTTAATACAGTCCCTGCTTCTTGAAAGTTCTCTGTTCTTTTCTTCTAATTGTTGCATCTTCTCTTCTAATTTACGGATAAGAACTGCATTGTATTCCTGCAGATATACAGATTCATCTTTTAATCCTGGTTCAATCTCTTTTGGACGTGGTAAATATGGAACTTTATTGATAACATCACGAACTATACGGATAAATTCCTTTGGTTCTGATGGTTTAGTGATAAATTCATCGGCGCCGAGTTTTAACGCAAATTCTCTATCTTCATCATGTGTGTAAGTGGCGGTGTAAAAGATAAAGGGGATATTTTTTAGTTTTTCATCTTTTCTCCATTCACGACAGAGTGTA
Encoded here:
- a CDS encoding response regulator, producing MTILIVDDNEQTLYQIQLVLKSNGYKIITATNGSEALAKARKNPPDLIITDILMPIMDGFTLCREWRKDEKLKNIPFIFYTATYTHDEDREFALKLGADEFITKPSEPKEFIRIVRDVINKVPYLPRPKEIEPGLKDESVYLQEYNAVLIRKLEEKMQQLEEKNRELSRSRDCIKKGCIETVQRLTIAAEYRDIHTRPHLKRIGLYAKVIAEIMKLPYNVIESLYITAPIHDLGKIGIPDAILCKPGPLTPEEFEIIKKHTLLGAEILKGSESEILKMAEKITLYHHECWDGSGYPYGLKKEQIPLECRIVLLIDRYDAIRSERPYKSPFDHETAYRIITQGDAKSKPEQFDPQILEIFKKYHEEFKEIFDKNQ